In the Nitrospiria bacterium genome, one interval contains:
- the asnB gene encoding asparagine synthase (glutamine-hydrolyzing), with amino-acid sequence MCGIAGLIARDPLRPEHYERVSLMSKAMVHRGPDGEGHYYDKHVALAMRRLSIIDVARGWQPLHNEDGTLTVIANGEIYNYVELRARLQARGHRFATGSDCEVIVHLYEEYGRDCVHHLRGMFSFALWDGRVRRLILVRDRMGEKPLYLFLDRQMLVFGSELKTLLNSKLLPFELDPHAVDLFFHFNYVPEPRTALRHLRKLPAAHMLTVALDPWKVEETAYWSMDEIAARSGDPVEAIRAELETVGELVVRSDVPVGVALSGGLDSSAIAAVAAKKYPGQMHAFSIGYSGKPLHDERADAKALADHLGLPFHGVEITQDWMVRFFPELVYWCDDPIADLSGFGYYAVMNAARQAGVAVMLQGQGGDELFWGYPWTAQAAKESFRKGAVPAMGQRRFQDYLSVQWLPQTWSKRGLWNWGTSAGGLRTSWESFLRDRDSRRDQAVFYDLTPDFRIARRQMRNWYAPAFVESLGTATPYDPFTIAQPWPRPDILLTRLICSTYLLENGMAQGDRLGMASSVELRLPLVDYRLVETVIGLRKAQTDYELPPKAWFRTALKGILPDWVLRRRKRGFHPPVIEWHRALFAKYGPLLHDGYLVQAGVLKPEAARTLSDGPFALGAVVPPSYKALVLEMWCRRFSDGG; translated from the coding sequence ATGTGCGGCATAGCCGGGTTGATTGCTCGTGACCCTCTCCGGCCGGAACATTATGAACGGGTCTCGCTCATGAGCAAGGCCATGGTGCACCGTGGGCCCGACGGCGAGGGGCACTACTACGATAAGCACGTCGCTCTTGCGATGCGCCGCTTGAGCATCATCGATGTCGCCCGCGGATGGCAGCCGCTTCACAACGAAGACGGGACGCTGACCGTGATCGCCAACGGAGAAATTTACAATTACGTCGAGCTCCGCGCCCGGCTTCAGGCGCGAGGCCATCGGTTCGCGACGGGAAGCGACTGCGAAGTGATCGTGCACCTGTACGAGGAATACGGCCGGGACTGCGTTCATCACTTGCGGGGCATGTTTTCGTTCGCCTTGTGGGACGGTCGAGTAAGACGCCTGATCCTCGTCCGGGACCGGATGGGGGAAAAACCCCTGTACCTGTTCCTCGACCGCCAAATGCTGGTCTTCGGTTCCGAGTTGAAGACTCTTTTGAACTCGAAATTGCTTCCGTTTGAGTTGGACCCTCATGCCGTCGATCTGTTCTTCCACTTTAACTACGTCCCCGAACCGCGGACAGCTCTGCGACACCTCCGCAAACTGCCGGCGGCCCATATGTTGACCGTAGCCCTTGATCCTTGGAAGGTCGAGGAGACGGCGTATTGGAGCATGGACGAAATCGCGGCGCGTTCCGGCGATCCGGTCGAAGCGATCCGGGCCGAGTTAGAAACGGTAGGCGAACTCGTCGTGCGGTCCGATGTGCCGGTCGGCGTCGCGCTCAGCGGCGGGTTGGACTCCAGCGCGATCGCGGCCGTCGCCGCGAAGAAATACCCCGGTCAAATGCACGCCTTCAGCATCGGGTATTCCGGAAAGCCCCTTCACGACGAGCGCGCCGACGCGAAGGCCTTGGCGGACCACCTGGGCTTGCCGTTTCACGGAGTTGAAATTACCCAAGACTGGATGGTGCGGTTCTTTCCGGAGTTGGTGTATTGGTGTGACGATCCGATCGCCGACCTCTCCGGCTTCGGGTACTACGCCGTGATGAACGCCGCGAGGCAGGCGGGGGTAGCCGTCATGCTCCAGGGGCAGGGAGGCGACGAACTGTTCTGGGGCTATCCCTGGACGGCTCAGGCGGCGAAAGAATCGTTCCGCAAGGGCGCCGTTCCGGCCATGGGTCAACGCAGATTCCAAGACTATCTCTCGGTGCAGTGGCTTCCGCAGACGTGGTCAAAGCGCGGGTTGTGGAATTGGGGCACGTCGGCGGGCGGTCTGCGAACGTCGTGGGAATCCTTCCTTCGTGACCGGGACAGCCGCCGCGATCAAGCGGTCTTCTACGACCTGACGCCGGATTTCCGCATCGCGCGCCGCCAGATGCGAAATTGGTATGCCCCCGCGTTTGTCGAGTCGCTCGGAACCGCAACGCCGTACGACCCCTTCACGATCGCGCAACCATGGCCGCGTCCCGACATCCTGCTGACCCGGTTGATCTGTTCGACCTACCTTCTGGAAAACGGCATGGCGCAGGGAGATCGTCTCGGCATGGCCTCCTCGGTCGAGCTCCGACTCCCGCTCGTCGATTACCGCTTGGTCGAAACGGTGATCGGACTCCGCAAGGCACAAACCGATTATGAGTTGCCGCCCAAAGCGTGGTTCAGGACCGCCCTCAAGGGCATCTTGCCGGACTGGGTGCTCCGGCGCCGGAAGCGGGGGTTCCATCCTCCGGTCATCGAGTGGCACCGGGCCCTGTTCGCCAAGTACGGCCCGCTTCTCCACGACGGCTATCTTGTTCAGGCCGGCGTGCTCAAGCCGGAGGCCGCGCGAACATTGTCCGACGGTCCTTTTGCGCTGGGGGCGGTGGTTCCTCCGTCGTACAAAGCCCTGGTGCTGGAGATGTGGTGCCGACGATTTTCCGACGGGGGATGA
- a CDS encoding O-antigen ligase family protein yields MGYVFALLVIALVGKDVLPFGDSYVLRGISEGPALMVGLYWLMTWGSADLPKRYALVFAYLALLLLTSVVSRRPLYVVVQTSSLIATILFFIAYIETQRKEIHKNKAALMMTALVFTAVCLASLILAYDRPQWVYESTREGYRFNGLFGKAAMMGAASGILFGLSVLGRWNWPLRIAGLFVSLPCLYLTGSRTFWVAAVVALCVTAAFYFKHKRTWTTATIIFAAILPLMMAAADLRISSKEESQILREKSITNLSGRVTIWNVALAKFWNRPFLGYGFTIGADAFDNEAQGLKVMKAPGTDAQHQRSFTPTLHDGFIQALLDSGALGAFLYVAIIGYALWALFKRDTARQYGAELYVLIFMSLSNVGETVIFSAAMYSGVLYWYIAIFAMSLRQTEKGATALPRAGSGARPAAAGFDRLRFPRVRRQTHSLPV; encoded by the coding sequence ATGGGATATGTTTTTGCGCTCTTGGTGATCGCTCTTGTCGGAAAAGATGTATTGCCTTTTGGAGACAGTTATGTGTTGCGCGGCATCTCCGAGGGACCGGCATTGATGGTCGGATTATACTGGCTCATGACATGGGGGAGTGCGGACCTCCCTAAGCGATATGCCCTGGTCTTTGCCTATCTGGCGCTTTTGCTTCTGACGTCGGTCGTTTCACGGAGGCCGCTCTATGTCGTTGTTCAGACCTCGTCGCTGATCGCCACGATCTTGTTTTTCATCGCGTACATCGAGACACAGCGGAAGGAGATTCATAAAAATAAGGCGGCCCTGATGATGACGGCGCTGGTGTTCACAGCGGTCTGTCTGGCCAGTTTGATCCTGGCCTATGATCGGCCTCAATGGGTCTATGAATCAACCCGGGAGGGATATCGATTCAACGGTCTGTTCGGCAAAGCCGCCATGATGGGGGCGGCATCGGGCATCCTGTTCGGTTTATCCGTGCTGGGCCGATGGAATTGGCCGCTTCGTATTGCGGGGCTGTTCGTCTCTCTTCCATGTCTCTATCTGACCGGATCCAGGACTTTTTGGGTGGCCGCGGTCGTGGCGTTGTGCGTCACCGCCGCTTTCTATTTTAAGCATAAGCGGACATGGACGACGGCTACGATTATCTTCGCGGCGATCTTGCCGTTGATGATGGCGGCGGCCGATCTTCGTATTTCATCGAAAGAGGAATCACAGATTTTGCGGGAAAAGTCCATAACAAATCTGTCGGGAAGAGTGACCATATGGAATGTCGCTCTTGCCAAGTTCTGGAACAGGCCTTTTTTAGGCTACGGATTTACAATCGGGGCGGATGCGTTCGACAACGAAGCGCAGGGACTGAAGGTTATGAAGGCACCCGGCACGGATGCGCAACATCAACGATCATTCACTCCGACGCTCCACGACGGTTTTATCCAGGCATTGCTTGATTCGGGCGCGTTGGGCGCCTTCCTGTACGTTGCGATTATCGGCTATGCCTTATGGGCGCTGTTTAAGCGGGACACGGCGAGACAATACGGGGCGGAACTGTATGTCTTAATTTTTATGAGCCTTTCGAATGTGGGTGAAACCGTTATTTTTTCCGCCGCCATGTACTCCGGAGTGCTGTATTGGTATATCGCGATCTTTGCCATGAGCTTGAGGCAAACGGAAAAAGGCGCGACCGCGTTGCCCCGGGCCGGGTCGGGCGCCCGGCCGGCGGCGGCCGGCTTCGACCGGCTCCGATTTCCCCGGGTCCGGCGGCAAACTCATTCTCTCCCCGTTTAG